A region of the Sideroxydans lithotrophicus ES-1 genome:
CGAGCAGACCTTCCAGCGCTTCATAGGATTTTTCGGGGTGGACGATCTGCACCAGTTCCACTTTGTCGAACTGGTGCTGGCGGATCATGCCGCGCGTGTCGCGGCCGTATGAACCGGCTTCGCTGCGGAAGCACGGCGTGTGCGCCACGAACTTCAGCGGCAGTTTTTCCAGCGGCACGATCTCGTCGCGCACCATGTTGGTGACAGGGACTTCGGCGGTGGGAATGAGGTAGAAATCCCCAACTTCTTCAAACTGAGTAGCTTCAGGATGAATCAGTGCAGTCAGTCGATTTGCAGATGGTCTCGCAGTCACTCGAAATAAATCGGCCTCAAATTTCGGCAATTGGCCAGTTCCTCGCATCGAATCGGCGTTCACCAAGTAGGGTACATAGGTCTCGGTATAGCCGTGTTGCTCGGTATGCGTATCCAGCATGAATTGGGCGAGTGCACGGTGCAGTCTGGCCAGCGGCCCTTTCAGCAAGGAGAAGCGCGCGCCGGCGATCTTGGTGGCCGTCTCGAAATCCAGTCCTCCCAATCCTTCGCCGATGCTCACGTGATCTTTTACTTCAAAGGCGAACTTAGGGATCTCGCCGACCTTCCGCACCTCGAGGTTATTGGCCTCGGACTTTCCCTCCGGCACGGTCGCATGCGGCACGTTCGGAATTTCTGCCAAGAACGCATCCATCTCCTGCAGCAGTTGCGGCAATACTGCTTCGTACCTCTTCAGTTCCTCGCCCAGCGCGCCGACCTCGGCCATGATTGCCGTGGTGTCTTCACCTTTGGCCTTGGCCTGGCCGATCAGCTTGGAACTCGCATTGCGCTTGGCTTGCAGCTCCTGCGTGCGCGTCTGGATGGTCTTGCGCTCGGCCTCCAGCTGCTCGAACTTCGCCGTGTCCAACGTGTAGCCGCGGGTCGCCAGGCGTGCAGCCACTCCAGCCAGATCGTTGCGTAATGTTTGTATGTCTAGCATGGGAACCTCAAAGTCAAAATCCAATTAGCCACAGAGTACACAGAGATCACAGAGAAATTCGCTTCACTCCGCCGACCATCTGCTTTTCTCCAAAATTCAGTAATAACCCTCGCTTCAAACCCGTCGCTTTCAGATATGAGAGCACTTGGGCCGTTGCCACTTCCGGCAACGTTCGCAGGGATTTGATTTCCACAACAACTTCTTTTGCAATCAGCAAATCAAGACGCTGGCCTTGAATCGCGCGGCCTTTGTACATCACATCGACTGCCAACTGTCTTTGAAAAGGCAGCCCCGCCAGCTCCAACTCGATACACAACGCCTCTTCATAGATCGACTCCAACAGCCCCGGCCCGAGTGTTTTGTGAACCTCTATTGCCGCAGCAATTATCTGCTCTGTCAGTTGGTCTGCCACGATCTTCTCTGTGACCTCTGTGTTCTCTGTGGCTAATTCTTGTTTTTCGCTTTTGCATCCAGCTCGCGCAGATGCGCCAGCTTCTCCGCAATCTTCGCTTCCAGCCCGCGCTCCGTCGGTTCGTAGAAACTCACCTGCGGCATACCGTCGGGGAAATAGTTCTCTCCCGCCGCGTAGCCCTCCGCTTCTTCATGCGCATAACGGTAGCCCTTGCCATAATCCAGCTGCTTCATCAATTTGGTCGGCGCATTGCGCAAGTGCAGCGGCACTTCACGCGAGCCGTCCTGGGCGATGAAGGCGCGGGCGGCATTATACGCGACGTACCCCGCGTTCGACTTGGCGGCGACGGCGAGGTACAGCACCGCCTGCGCCAGCGCCAGTTCGCCTTCGGGCGAGCCGAGGCGTTCGTAGGTGGCGGCGGCATCGTTGCACAACTGGATGGCGCGCGGATCGGCCAGGCCGATGTCCTCCCAGGCCATGCGCACGATGCGCCGCGCCAGGTAGCGCGGATCGGCACCGCCGTCCAGCATGCGCACCAGCCAGTACAGGGCGGCATCGGGATTGGAGCCGCGCACCGATTTGTGCAACGCGGAGATCTGGTCGTAGAAAGCCTCGCCGCCCTTGTCGAAGCGGCGCATCTTCTGCGCCAGCGTGGCATCGAGGAATTTGGCGTCGACCTTGTCCAGCTTCGCAGCTTGGGCGGCGGTCTGCAACTGCTCCAGCACGTTGAGCAGGCGGCGCGCATCGCCGTCGGCATAGCCGATCACGCGCTCTTTCGCCGCAGCGTCGAATTCCAGCCCCTGCAAGGCGACCTGCTGCGCGCGCTCGAACAATTGCCCCATCTCGGCTTCGGACAACGATTGCAGCACATACACCTGCGCCCGCGACAGCAACGCGTTGTTCAGCTCGAACGAGGGATTCTCGGTGGTCGCGCCGATGAAGGTGACCAGCCCCTGCTCGACGAACGGCAGGAAGGCATCCTGCTGCGATTTGTTGAAGCGGTGGACCTCATCCACGAACAGGATGGTATGGCGGCCGCTCTGCTGCAGGGTCGCCTCGGCCTGCGCGATGGCCTCGCGGATGTCCTTCACGCCGGACAGCACCGCCGACAACGGCACGAACTCGGCATCGAAGGCCGATGCCATCAGTCGCGCCAGCGTGGTCTTGCCCACGCCCGGCGGCCCCCACAGGATCATCGAATGCAGCTTGCCGGACTGGAACGCCAGGCGCAGCGGCTTGCCCTCGCCCAGCAGGTGCGATTGGCCGATGACTTCGTCGATGTGTTTTGGACGCAGCCGCTCGGCGAGCGGCGCGGCAGGCTGGTTAGGTGCGAACAGGTCGCTCATCACTCACCCAGCACATCGGCGTCTTTCGGCGGAACAAAATGAAACAGCTTCGCCGACAGCGATGGGTTGTTCTTCAGTTCCGTGAAGCGCAGGACCGTGTGGTGACCGAAGGCATCGTACAGCTCCATCACTGCCAGTTCCGATTTGCCATTGAACGCCATGAGTATCTTCTCGAACGTCGTTTCTTTCGACTTCGGCGTGGCTTGCAGCCATTCGAATCCATCGCGATCTTCGAGATCTTTCAGGGTGAAATCGCGCTCGATCTCGTTGTTGCCGGAGAGCAATGCCGCCGGACTGCTGCCCAGCGCGGCATCCAGTTTCTTCACCGTGACCTGGTTGAGATCGATGTCGTACATCCAGAACTTCTTGCCGTCGCCGACGATGAGCTGTTCATACGGTTTCTGGTAGACCCAGCGGAACTTGCCCGGCCGCACGAACTGCATGGTGCCCGAGGCGAACTGCATGCGTTTGCCGCTTTTTTCCAGCACCTCTTGCGTGAAGTTCGCCTGCGCAGAATGCGTGCCGGCGATGAAGGATTTCAGTTTGCCGGTGGCTGCGGCATGCGACGCCAAGGGAAGAACAAGCAGCGTCAGAAAGAGAAGTTTATGTTTCATAATTCCTGGTAAGGATTTTGGATTTTGGAATTAGGATTTAGAAGGATCGGCGTCATGCCCAAATCCCAAATCCAAATTCCTAAATCCTGTTTTTCATTCTTGCCTTGCAGGCGCAAGCACTTCGCGATTGCCGTTTGACTGCATCGGCGACACCAGCCCGGCTTTTTCCATCGCCTCGATCAGGCGCGCGGCGCGGTTGTAGCCGATGCGCAGGTGGCGCTGCACCAGCGAGATGGAGGGACGGCGCGTCTTCAGCACGATCTCCACGGCCTGGTCGTACAGTGCATCGGCTTCGGCATCTCCGCCGCCACCGTCGTATTCGCCTTCGGCCGGCTCATCCAGCGAGGTCAGCACACCCTCGACGTAGTTCGGCTGGCCCTGCGCCTTGAGGTGCTCGGCGACGCGATGTACCTCCTGGTCGGAGACGAAGGCGCCATGCACGCGCTGCGGATAGCCGCTGCCCGGCGGCAGGTAGAGCATGTCGCCCTGGCCCAGCAGCGCTTCCGCCCCCATCTGGTCCAGGATCGTGCGCGAGTCGATCTTGCTCGACACCTGGAATGCCACGCGCGTCGGCACATTGGCCTTGATCAGGCCGGTGATCACATCCACCGATGGCCGCTGCGTCGCCAGCACCAGGTGGATGCCTGCCGCGCGCGCCTTCTGCGCCAGGCGCGCGATGAGTTCTTCCACCTTCTTGCCCACCACCATCATCAGGTCGGCGAGCTCGTCGATGAAGATCACGATGAACGGCAGTTCCTCCAGCGCCTCCGGATTCTCCGGCGTGATGGTGAACGGGTTGGTCAGCGGCTCGCCCGCCTTGATGGCGTCGCGCACCTTCTGGTTGTAGCCGGCGATGTTGCGCACGCCCAGTGCCGACATCAGCTTGTAGCGCTTGTCCATCTCCTGCACGCCCCAGTTGAGCGCGGAGGCAGCCTGGCGCATGTCGGTGACCACCGGCGCCAGCAGGTGCGGGATGCCCTCGTACACCGACAGTTCCAGCATCTTGGGGTCGACCAGCAGCAGGCGCACCTGCTGCGGCGTGGACTTGTACAGCAGGCTCAGGATCATGGCGTTGATCGCCACCGATTTGCCGGAACCGGTGGTGCCGGCCACCAGCACATGCGGCATCTTGGCCAGGTCGGCCACCACCGGCTTGCCGGAGATGTCCTTGCCCATGGCCATGGTCAGCGGCGAATTCATCTCGGCATACACCTGCGAACCGAGGATCTCGGACAGGTGCACGATCTGCCGTTTCGGGTTGGGCAGTTCCAGTGCCATGTAGGTCTTGCCGGGGATGGTCTCGACCACGCGGATGCTCACCACCGACAGCGCACGCGCCAGGTCGCGCACCAGGTTGACGATCTGGCTGCCCTTCACGCCGACGGCGGGGTCGATCTCGTAGCGGGTGATGACGGGGCCGGGATAGGCGCCGACCACTTTGACCTCCACGCCGAAGTCCTTGAGCTTGCGCTCGATCAGGCGCGAGGTGAATTCCATGGTCTCGGCGGAGACCACCTCGACCTGCTGCTTCGCCTCATCCAGCAGATGCAATGGCGGTAGGTCCGAATCCGGCATGTCGGCGA
Encoded here:
- the serS gene encoding serine--tRNA ligase encodes the protein MLDIQTLRNDLAGVAARLATRGYTLDTAKFEQLEAERKTIQTRTQELQAKRNASSKLIGQAKAKGEDTTAIMAEVGALGEELKRYEAVLPQLLQEMDAFLAEIPNVPHATVPEGKSEANNLEVRKVGEIPKFAFEVKDHVSIGEGLGGLDFETATKIAGARFSLLKGPLARLHRALAQFMLDTHTEQHGYTETYVPYLVNADSMRGTGQLPKFEADLFRVTARPSANRLTALIHPEATQFEEVGDFYLIPTAEVPVTNMVRDEIVPLEKLPLKFVAHTPCFRSEAGSYGRDTRGMIRQHQFDKVELVQIVHPEKSYEALEGLLGHAETILKLLGLPYRVVKLCTGDMGFSAATTYDIEVWLPAQNTYREISSCSNFEAFQARRMQARFRNAAGKPELVHTLNGSGLAVGRTLVAILENYQQADGSVKVPEALRPYMGGLTSINAS
- a CDS encoding GxxExxY protein, with product MADQLTEQIIAAAIEVHKTLGPGLLESIYEEALCIELELAGLPFQRQLAVDVMYKGRAIQGQRLDLLIAKEVVVEIKSLRTLPEVATAQVLSYLKATGLKRGLLLNFGEKQMVGGVKRISL
- a CDS encoding replication-associated recombination protein A, with translation MSDLFAPNQPAAPLAERLRPKHIDEVIGQSHLLGEGKPLRLAFQSGKLHSMILWGPPGVGKTTLARLMASAFDAEFVPLSAVLSGVKDIREAIAQAEATLQQSGRHTILFVDEVHRFNKSQQDAFLPFVEQGLVTFIGATTENPSFELNNALLSRAQVYVLQSLSEAEMGQLFERAQQVALQGLEFDAAAKERVIGYADGDARRLLNVLEQLQTAAQAAKLDKVDAKFLDATLAQKMRRFDKGGEAFYDQISALHKSVRGSNPDAALYWLVRMLDGGADPRYLARRIVRMAWEDIGLADPRAIQLCNDAAATYERLGSPEGELALAQAVLYLAVAAKSNAGYVAYNAARAFIAQDGSREVPLHLRNAPTKLMKQLDYGKGYRYAHEEAEGYAAGENYFPDGMPQVSFYEPTERGLEAKIAEKLAHLRELDAKAKNKN
- the lolA gene encoding outer membrane lipoprotein chaperone LolA, which gives rise to MKHKLLFLTLLVLPLASHAAATGKLKSFIAGTHSAQANFTQEVLEKSGKRMQFASGTMQFVRPGKFRWVYQKPYEQLIVGDGKKFWMYDIDLNQVTVKKLDAALGSSPAALLSGNNEIERDFTLKDLEDRDGFEWLQATPKSKETTFEKILMAFNGKSELAVMELYDAFGHHTVLRFTELKNNPSLSAKLFHFVPPKDADVLGE
- a CDS encoding DNA translocase FtsK, which encodes MALPASPRPPLPERLLGLLRESRWLLLVAVALYLVLILFGFDRADPSWSHSASDAVTHNPGGVLGAWLADVLLYVFGFSAWWWVTLMLQRVWAGYRRMRSDSLFDQRALWVSLLGFFVLLFSSSALEALRLYTWKVSLPLAPGGMLGEVLGGALSHTLGFIGATLFLLALMVVSFSLYTGLSWLRLADWLGGRLEDTYLWARNAWQTRQDKRIGAQAMQERNIVVEEEKKRVEEHEPIHIEMPVYEVPRSTRVQKEKQVSLFADMPDSDLPPLHLLDEAKQQVEVVSAETMEFTSRLIERKLKDFGVEVKVVGAYPGPVITRYEIDPAVGVKGSQIVNLVRDLARALSVVSIRVVETIPGKTYMALELPNPKRQIVHLSEILGSQVYAEMNSPLTMAMGKDISGKPVVADLAKMPHVLVAGTTGSGKSVAINAMILSLLYKSTPQQVRLLLVDPKMLELSVYEGIPHLLAPVVTDMRQAASALNWGVQEMDKRYKLMSALGVRNIAGYNQKVRDAIKAGEPLTNPFTITPENPEALEELPFIVIFIDELADLMMVVGKKVEELIARLAQKARAAGIHLVLATQRPSVDVITGLIKANVPTRVAFQVSSKIDSRTILDQMGAEALLGQGDMLYLPPGSGYPQRVHGAFVSDQEVHRVAEHLKAQGQPNYVEGVLTSLDEPAEGEYDGGGGDAEADALYDQAVEIVLKTRRPSISLVQRHLRIGYNRAARLIEAMEKAGLVSPMQSNGNREVLAPARQE